Genomic window (Gasterosteus aculeatus chromosome 13, fGasAcu3.hap1.1, whole genome shotgun sequence):
CAGGCGGCAGACTGTCACAAGCACTCCTTGCTGGATTGAGCTCCATTTGAACGGCCCCCTGCAGTGGCTGGACAAGGTTCTGACCCAGATGGGTTCCCCTTCTGCACGCTGCTCCAGTATGTCCTAAACAGCTAAAGAAACGCCCCCAAAAAATACCTGCAGCCCATTACATCATCATCAAATTCCAAACTTGTGAGTCCTTtcgtgaaaaaaaatgaaaatgaaaacccgACAGAATGAATTTTCTgtaacattcattttatttgtggcACAGTTCCACATCCCACacatatacagtacacacagacacacacacacaaatacacttaCACTgttgcactcacacacatacagactttTCAGTAAAAAGAATTGGCACTTTGTTACCCATCTATGTCATGCACCTTGTTAAATTGCTTTTCCCCAAATCCTTGATATTAGATCTATTTGTggtacaaataaaatgtatattggTTCTTAGTCCGGGAAGTAGGGGAAATACCAAAAATATCTGTGAATAGTTTCTCAGTATTGAATATTGCTTGTATAAGTAACACAAGCGCGAATGCTAAAAAGGAATTTTGTTCCAGCCCACACCGACCATTGTTCTGAACCCGAGTTTACGTTTCTCTGGGAAACGTCTCTTGTCAGGGGGAGGCGGCTTGGTGAAGAACCGATGGCCTTGATGGCCGTGTTTCCTCTGAAGGAAACGCCACGGTGTGTTTATGAAATTTTAATTGACTTTGaaagaacgcccccccccccctttatatatttttttgggtCACTCTCGACGTGTGTCGTTATAAGACATACTTCTTAATGGACGAATAGGAATGTTAGTAAGCAATTCCAAAATCCCCAAACAAACTGCAAACTGATCTGGATGTAGTTAATTTCTTTGTCATTATATGGCACTCTACATGTCCTTGGTTTAGTTTGTTTACCTCCCTACTGAGCAGCCTGGTGTGGAAGCTGATGAGATGCACGGTGCACTGGGAAGGGACCAGAGAGGATCAGCTGTTgtcaaaagcttttttttttttcttcttcttctttttttcttctatttttgacTCAACACTGGGAGTCCTTGGGCTCTCCGAGGTGAAGCATTAAACTTCTTACCAGGAGAATTTGAAGGTATCAATGAATTCATTTTGGTTTTTAGCCTATATCCCCATTGTTTTGctactttttttgtattctcatgtatttttatatataaatatacttaAGATTTTCTGTGTTCACTTTTTATTGAAGTGATATTTTCAAGACCACAGCTGTTTCTAAAGTAACATGGAGGGCATGGGtcattccttttattttacccaaaaggtttattttgaatttaCTTACAATTGCAGCTCTATgtcttggtaaaaaaaaagaaacactcacTGCCCCACATGATGTGTAGCCTGTTTTAATCCTTTGTTTTTCCAAAGAAATCTGGTGCATTTAAAGTACAAAAAACTACAGATTTAACCGAATCCCCAAATCTACTTCCCTGTAATGGTTTTGATGATTCCAGAGGCATGTCAAATTTTAACGACcattcagtcagtcatctcttcactttttctttttaaacaacacACGTGACCTCTCGTAGCCTTTTGGTGCTTAGTGAAGCGGGTTAAAGTTAACCACATACAATTggcttttaaaatgttacagaaaccccagtggagggagagagcggtTTTCTTCCATGAGAAAAGAAGCGTGAATGTGCCTGCACACTAGGACattctgtgttagtgtgtgtattGTATTTGTTCTGTCTATAAGATACAGTATGTACAACAAGACTTATTAGTGTATTAAACTCTGCCATTATTGTCATTAAGTGGCTGTTGGGAGTTCAACAtgtttcctcccctcccttttaatgtaaatgtgtttaccTTATGGCACTAGTGATTGTACTTTAAGTGCACCTAGTGACGTTTGGATTTGGGGAACTGAACCATGTGTTAAGGTCCAGTGTTGCATTGTTTTTATCTTTGGCCTACAACatatgaatgtgaaaaaaatacatttcaaaaaacTGATGTGGACCAGATGTTCATATGCATAACAGtagtacagtatgtgtgtatttaacaGTAATCTTTTTGCAAAGCAGTCAGTACAGTAGATGTCGCAGTTGTTTTACCGGTAGAGGGCGGTATTGATAGAGCagttccctttttattttttattttgaccatAAGCTTCTCAGGCGTGTGGCATATTATGCAGAATTCATACTTCAAAACACTAATAAAGATTTTTATTCTCATGATTATGTATGTTGTGTGCGTTTCCTCAACGTATTAAGGGTCTTTCTCACTGAAAATGCAACTGAGGACTCATTACATGGATTTGGTATACAGTGACCGGTGAATATTGGCTGCTTCTCTCAGCAGGGTGGTTTATGCTGTCGGTTTCAAGGAGTTGCAAGGACATTAATGGACAGTGTCGATGTTTCAGgcaatgtttcctgattcagaACATATTTCATTCATATGTTTCAGCACCTTTACTCTCAACGGTGCTAATTTCACTGAGCAACATTTATGTCACAACTTTTAGCGCTTTCACTTAACCATCTTTTTAAACGTGATAAATTCATAATAAATATAGATTAAACAATCCTCAATTAAATGTGATCAAATCTGAGTTCCAACACCTGGATAACGTTTTGATGTCATAACATTAAGTGGTTTACTTGTAATATGAGTTGTATAGAGTAGCCTTACTATGACATCTCTGCTGTTTATAAGGAATCTGACTAAAGATTTATCGCCCTTTTCTATTATCTTTATGAAAGGCGCGAGCTGACTCTGTTTGACCTTCCTCGGCCACCGTATGCTACGTCAGAAGTAAATACTGCCTTCTAGTCCACATCTAGCTAGCTTCCCGTGAAGAAAACATGGCTTTTACACTGTACTCTCTCATTCAAGCAGCAATTCTGTGCGTCAATGCTGTCGCTGTATTGCACGAAGAGAGATTTCTGAGTAAAAGTAAGTGGACGTAGTAGCGTGGGTGCATTTATGTCACGATAAATATAAAGTTGactagctaatgttagctagcaAGCTAGGTATACTAACGTTAACATCAAAACTAACATTTCTaccaaaacataaaacaagATTTACAGGGGGTAAGAATTGCGTTGTTTACAGCCGCAATCTTTAATCGATTGAAAATAGTTTCACTTTATTAACGAAGAGGCGTGTCTGTCCGATCGCTTGTAGTCGGCTGGGGAGTCGATCAAAGCGTCGGAGGCTTCGGGGACGAACCGGGCGTCAAAGTGCAGCTAATGAACCTGGTCCGCTCCGTGAGGACGGTGATGAGAGGTGGGTTCCACCGCAGATCCATTCACGTCCAGTGTGCACACGGCGAGGGACGCAGGTCTCATCTGCGGTCTGTTCTTGCTCTACAGTGCCGTTGATCGCAGTGAATGCAGTCTGCAtcgtgctgctgcttctgttcgGATGAGGAGCAGTGAGGTCGAGACGGACCGGTTCTGCCGTCGGGAGGAACATCTCCATCAGCTCAGGAAACGTTCTGCAGAAACATTGGATCGCGTCGACTCTCGAAATGTCTCCCGTCAGCCTGAATGTGAATATTATCATTTAATATTCCACATCAACACATGGGATATTTGTCAAGGCTTGTTTTGTACAGCACAGCAACTTAATAGCACAATAAAATGCCGAATACGAAACCCTTAATTTGCCTGTGATTTAAATATCGATATGAAAAATAAACGTTTCCACATATTTCTGAGTAAAATATAACTTTCACATGGCAGCCGACTGTATGCTATATGCAATGTATACgttgaaaaaatgtaaatgtattattgtatACCTGCTATGAATGTTGTAATGCTTGCaaagaaatatatttgtgaAAACTCTGAACCAGGTCTGCACGCCTGTCTCTTTCCTGAAATAGGCAAAGCATGTGTGATGTTTGTCCCAGTTCGCACTCCGTACTTTCGACGACGTCACACACTGTTGTCCGACTGTTTACTTCTATAAATCTGAACGGTGCATAAAGTGTCTGCGGAGACGTGTGTTGTGCTAATTCATTCATCTTATTGCAGTTCTTTACCAATAATGGGTAACGTGCGGAGTTCCCTTGTGGCCTCTGTCTCTGTATCGTGCGTCTATCTCATTTACGTTCACATCTACTGCTCCCACAAGCTTTTGCAAACAAATGTGCTGAACGAGAGACTCCCGAGTTTCGTGTACCTTTACGTCAAATATGTGGCCAGAGCGGCGACTCGGAGGACCGGCCGCTTGCACGCAGCGACCGCGGGGAAGCGCGACGTCGTTTACACGCTCCTCGGCTGCAGGTGAGCGCgtgcgagcgagcgagcgcgtgaCCGCCGACCATCGACGCCGGCCGGGAGTCACGGCGCgttttgtgtgttctttttgaCAAAGGCTGGAGACTCTCCTCCTGAGGAGGTTCTGCGGTGCTGCGGGTTACGGTCGGGATTATCCAGACACGGAATACAGAGACGTGCCGATGTGCTTCCCGGAGATCCTGTTCCGCAGGCTGCTGCTCGTGGTGCTGACCGATGAGAACTTCGCACTCAGCCCAGCAGGTAGCTTGTGACTCGCATGCAGCAGGTTGCTTCAAACCACCCTCCAACGAAGCTGATCGTTTAAACTGTGTTATACACCAGAGCACACGCGTGGAATGCGCCTGGATGATTTCCCCCACAGCGTTAATTTGGTGATGTGATTTCTTTGGCAGGTCTGTTTTGTGTGCGTCAGAGTTTGAAAACCCTGCAGCCAGTCGATGAACTGAAGAAGGGTCCGTTCGTGCTGCAGGTCCGAGTTCAGGAGTACCGGCAGGTTGATACGGGGGTGGAGGTCGACATCCGGCTGGCTGCCACTTCTCGTACCGGATCCCCAGTGTGGGAAAGCGTCCTGACACTGCTGTCCAAAAACGGGGCCCACAAACCTGTTAGATCCGTACCCAAGAATGCACACGAATGTGAGCAAAAATCTGAAGTTTTTTTGCTCAGATTTGAGCTTCTTCCgctttttttacacaaaaaccACCACTTTTTGTAGCCTTGTTTTTATTGGCAGAGCCTGGGTATGTCTTATCTGCTTTTCTGATCATATGTCTCTGGACAGGCGAACCAGATGGGCCTGTGAAGGAGATCGAGGTCGGAGTTCCCAGGACTACTGGACTGCAGTGCGTTTGGTTCTTCTCGGACTTCTGCCCCTATCGGCTCCTCTCTCTGTCGGCCAGGCTCTTTGGCTCCAGATCGCAGACTGTGCCGAGTCTCTGGATGCTTTCTGTCTGCCTGGCTGAAATAGAAAAGCACAAAGGTAAAGGATCTCATGAGAAGACCAAACATAATGATGGGTTAGATTGGTGGAACTGTGTTAAGCCAGTTCATGAAAGATTTGCTCTTACGTTCACAGAAAAGGGAACGTGCTTTTTCCACATCACTTGTTTCACCggttcttttctcacactttctcattgcTCTGTTGTGTCATCAGGGGTCGGAGTTATCACTGCTCCCATCAACGTCACTGCCGAATTTAAGGAGCCTCTTTTTGTACCAAGCAGAGTGAAGATAAAGTTTTGGGAGAAAAACAGGGATCACTCTCCTGCCCAGGACCTTGTCTTCTACATGCAGCAACATGGCAGCAACACATTTCACTTGGTTGGATTGATTTCTAGGTGATTGTCTAACTTCTAAGGTTAATATTTTTAGTAAATGTatgattttctttgttttattttgactcaATTTGGATAAGACGGTGCACAGTCAATGATTTGGTACAAAAGCGGGTCCGGAAAATCAGCTAATTGACAAGTTTGTTctcatatgaaaaaaaatgatccaCGTTGTCCAACATCATCTGATTTTTTTTAGGACcaacattcattcacatcgaCATTTCAGCAAatctgtgtttggtttgttggtGGTAGTCGGGTAGAATTTTTTTGAAGAAGCATATACATGCACAAGGGAAACATAGGCACTGGCACTGGTAATGTCACTGTGATTTACTACTCGCAatgatttgaatcatttctgttataggaatgtaatgtactgtacatcattgttcattctgtacacatgacatccattgcagtcCGTCCATCCCGGCAGAGGGAttctcctctgacgttctccataaggtttcttccccttttcccccatGCAAGGGTttttctgtgccgatgtgagggtttcgggacaaaggatgtgtacagactgtaaagccctctgaggcaaatttgtaatttgcgatttcgGGCTAttcataatgaaatgaaatgaattgaaaattgAATGTGTGGCCACCAAGTATTGAATTGTGGCGTGTGAGgtgcttagcttagcttagcataaagtgGAAGCAGTGGGCCAGTCCAAagtctaaaaaataaaacacctacCTACACCTGTGCTTTCCTGATGCTTGTCACGAAATCGGTACCACAAAacacttttacattttgggagGTTTCATTCAGGAGCTTTAAATGCATTGGCAGAGACGTTTTAGGACGTTGGACCAGCTGTTTGCCCTTGCTTCTTTATAATAAACTAAGATTATGGCTTCCTGCAGGTTATTGCTCCATTTTCATCTTATCTGATAAAACGTCTCAGCAGGACGTTGTGCTGTATGCTTCACAGCTCTACTCTACATGGGCACTTTGTCCGACGGTTGAATATAGGCTAAAGCAGACATCCTCTACGGGGAATGAAGACCTCTCAATATTTGATCCCTCTGTTATTCCAGTTTGCAGCTTCCCTGTGTGTGAGGGTCTGTCCTGCTGTATAATTTATTGGAAACACATTGAGTGCACAGGGATGAATGTGAACGCATCCCTGCACCGCTGCAAGGTTCCATGAAGGAATCGTGGAAGGGAATCATGTTAGCGGGTTTCAGAGGTGCTGGTGCTGGACAGATTACGTCATATCGGACAGGCTAGCGGTTCATTCTAAACACAAGAAAAAGCtacttctctcttctcttcaaTGAGAAGAACTGTCTGAGAAGTCATTCATTGATTCCAGATGAAAACGTGCGCCGCTATTGAGCTCGCTGAacttgggggaggggaggaaagaaacagtagtgtgttttaaatgtgtgtagcATCCCGTGACTTCCTCCCTGCACACATTGGGAGCAGGTGTAGTTCATGAGacgaggcgggggggggtgaagagtcCCAGTTTGAAGACGTCCTGACGGAGGAGAAATCGGTTTCTCCAGCCGAACTACCGATCGGAGGGACGCATGCTGGTTCATCCCACTTCTGCCATGTGATTTTCATTGCAGCAACTTGAGGAAGAGTTCCACCGTGGAAGGCTTACGGTAAAAGCGTTTTTTAACTAATTCAATTTCTTAATGCAATATTCTGTATTCCTGTTATATCACTGTAATTGatctatacatacatacatcctaCTCTTCTAGTTAGTGTATGGTAAACAAATGTCCCTCTGCAAGATGAACTTTATTAAAAACATCAACTTGTGGTTGGCAATGAAGTAGATGATTCTTGGTTAACtcataattcattcattattgctCCTCGACCAGTTAAATCTGTAACCAACCTTCTCATTGTCACCGTTAAAAAGAACAACCACCCACAAGGAGCAAACTAAAGCGGTAATTTGAGTGTGTTTA
Coding sequences:
- the LOC120830696 gene encoding uncharacterized protein LOC120830696, with the protein product MGNVRSSLVASVSVSCVYLIYVHIYCSHKLLQTNVLNERLPSFVYLYVKYVARAATRRTGRLHAATAGKRDVVYTLLGCRLETLLLRRFCGAAGYGRDYPDTEYRDVPMCFPEILFRRLLLVVLTDENFALSPAGLFCVRQSLKTLQPVDELKKGPFVLQVRVQEYRQVDTGVEVDIRLAATSRTGSPVWESVLTLLSKNGAHKPVRSVPKNAHECEPDGPVKEIEVGVPRTTGLQCVWFFSDFCPYRLLSLSARLFGSRSQTVPSLWMLSVCLAEIEKHKGVGVITAPINVTAEFKEPLFVPSRVKIKFWEKNRDHSPAQDLVFYMQQHGSNTFHLVGLISR
- the LOC120830697 gene encoding immediate early response 3-interacting protein 1; protein product: MAFTLYSLIQAAILCVNAVAVLHEERFLSKIGWGVDQSVGGFGDEPGVKVQLMNLVRSVRTVMRVPLIAVNAVCIVLLLLFG